Part of the Bacteroidales bacterium genome, GGTCTGACAAATTCGGTTTCCAGTGTATGATTGAAAACGAACTTTTTTGCCTGAGCTCTGCCATTTGTATATAAGGTATCGATGTTACCTACACCGCCTCCCAAAACCACAATTTCAGGATCCACGATATTGATTACCCGGCCTTC contains:
- a CDS encoding ROK family protein, giving the protein EGRVINIVDPEIVVLGGGVGNIDTLYTNGRAQAKKFVFNHTLETEFVRPELGDSAGVLGAAYLMAEDMEAD